One segment of Bacteroides caecimuris DNA contains the following:
- the trmB gene encoding tRNA (guanosine(46)-N7)-methyltransferase TrmB, with the protein MGKNKLEKFADMASYPHVFEYPYSAVDNVPFDMKGKWHKEFFKNDHPIVLELGCGRGEYTVGLGKMFPEKNFIAVDIKGARMWTGATESLQAGMKNVAFLRTNIEIIERFFAEGEVSEIWLTFSDPQMKKATKRLTSTYFMERYRKFLQPNGIIHLKTDSNFMFTYTKYMIEANRLPVEFMTEDLYHSDLVDDILSIKTYYEQQWLDRGLAIKYIKFRLPQEGLLQEPDVEIELDSYRSYNRSKRSGLSTSK; encoded by the coding sequence ATGGGAAAGAATAAATTAGAAAAGTTTGCCGATATGGCGAGTTATCCACATGTGTTCGAATATCCTTATTCGGCAGTAGATAACGTGCCTTTTGACATGAAAGGGAAATGGCACAAGGAGTTCTTTAAAAATGACCATCCGATAGTGCTTGAACTGGGCTGTGGACGTGGTGAATATACCGTCGGACTTGGTAAGATGTTTCCCGAAAAGAACTTTATAGCAGTAGATATTAAAGGTGCCCGCATGTGGACGGGGGCAACGGAATCATTGCAGGCAGGAATGAAGAATGTAGCTTTTCTGCGCACGAATATCGAAATCATCGAACGTTTTTTTGCGGAAGGCGAAGTTAGCGAGATATGGCTGACTTTCTCCGACCCACAGATGAAGAAAGCGACCAAACGACTGACTTCCACTTATTTCATGGAAAGATACCGCAAGTTTCTGCAACCGAACGGTATTATCCACCTGAAAACGGACAGCAACTTCATGTTTACCTATACAAAATACATGATTGAGGCAAACCGTCTTCCCGTTGAATTTATGACCGAAGATTTATATCATTCCGATTTGGTAGATGATATTCTCAGTATCAAGACTTATTATGAACAACAATGGCTCGATCGTGGTTTAGCGATTAAGTATATCAAATTCCGTCTTCCGCAGGAAGGTCTACTGCAAGAACCGGATGTAGAAATAGAACTCGATTCTTATCGTAGCTACAATCGTAGCAAACGTAGCGGATTAAGTACAAGTAAATAG
- a CDS encoding M56 family metallopeptidase, translating into MTPELTYFLKINVAIALFYAFYRLFFHKDTFFHWRRIALLSFFAISLLYPLLNIQGWIKTHEPMVAMADLYATIILPEQTVTPQQEPTMNWQELTILFMKIIYWSGVLFLATRFLLQLGSIIRLHIQCSKSTIQGTRVHLLKKVNGPFSFFRWIFIYPQSHTESEISEIITHEETHARQYHSVDVLISELMCTFCWFNPFIWLMKREVRSNLEYMADHRVLETGHDSKSYQYHLLGLAHHKAAANLSNSFNVLPLKNRIKMMNKRRTKEIGRTKYLMFLPLAALLMIVSNIEMVARTTEKFAKEVMGQATTQVTSKPEIATIPELPAEEIQKIILPQEKKAQETLETHSKIVPDSVIFEVVEEMPDFPGGMKALMEYLSQNIKYPAEAHAKGTQGRVIVCFVVKKDGSIDNIKVVRSVDPYLDKEAIRVITAMPKWKPGKQRGQAVNVRFTVPVAFRLTDPEPAKAEEIKQSDLEEVVVVGYGLKEDSTPDAVGIETGDTEPTFKVVETMPKFPGGTAGLMKYLARSIKYPTIAQKNKEQGRVIIKMVVGKDGSLSDIKVLRSVSPSLDAEAIRVVGNMPKWEPGQQRGQAVAVEYTLPIVFRLQ; encoded by the coding sequence ATGACTCCGGAATTAACCTATTTTCTAAAGATAAATGTAGCGATAGCTCTATTCTACGCATTCTATCGGCTGTTTTTCCATAAAGACACCTTCTTCCATTGGCGTCGGATAGCTTTGCTGAGCTTCTTTGCCATCTCCTTGCTTTATCCTTTATTGAATATTCAAGGATGGATCAAGACTCATGAGCCAATGGTGGCAATGGCAGATCTTTATGCGACAATAATACTTCCAGAGCAAACTGTTACCCCACAACAAGAACCTACGATGAATTGGCAAGAATTAACCATACTCTTTATGAAAATCATCTATTGGAGCGGGGTATTATTCCTGGCAACACGTTTCCTTCTACAGTTAGGCAGTATCATACGATTGCACATCCAGTGTTCAAAAAGCACTATACAAGGGACACGCGTACATCTTTTAAAGAAAGTAAACGGTCCATTCTCTTTCTTCCGATGGATATTCATTTATCCACAGTCGCATACGGAGTCCGAAATCAGCGAAATCATTACCCATGAGGAAACACACGCCCGCCAATATCATTCGGTAGACGTATTAATCAGTGAACTAATGTGTACATTCTGCTGGTTCAACCCGTTTATCTGGCTGATGAAACGTGAAGTCAGAAGTAATCTCGAATACATGGCAGACCACCGGGTATTGGAGACAGGACATGATAGTAAATCATACCAGTACCATTTGTTGGGACTGGCACATCACAAGGCTGCAGCAAATTTATCAAATAGTTTCAATGTTTTACCACTCAAAAATCGTATTAAAATGATGAATAAACGAAGAACAAAAGAAATAGGGAGAACTAAATATCTGATGTTTCTCCCCTTGGCTGCCCTGTTGATGATTGTCAGCAACATCGAAATGGTGGCACGTACCACAGAGAAATTCGCCAAGGAAGTAATGGGACAGGCGACGACACAAGTCACTTCGAAACCCGAAATAGCGACTATTCCCGAACTTCCTGCAGAAGAAATTCAAAAAATCATTCTCCCGCAGGAGAAAAAGGCACAAGAGACACTGGAGACTCATAGCAAGATTGTACCGGATTCCGTCATATTTGAAGTTGTAGAAGAAATGCCGGATTTCCCCGGAGGAATGAAAGCCTTGATGGAATATCTTTCACAAAACATCAAATATCCGGCTGAAGCACACGCAAAAGGCACACAAGGACGTGTGATTGTATGTTTCGTAGTAAAAAAAGACGGAAGTATAGATAACATAAAAGTAGTTCGGAGTGTAGACCCCTATTTAGATAAGGAAGCCATACGTGTAATTACTGCCATGCCAAAATGGAAACCCGGCAAGCAGAGAGGACAAGCAGTAAATGTCAGATTCACAGTTCCCGTTGCCTTCAGACTAACCGATCCCGAACCCGCTAAAGCAGAAGAAATAAAGCAGTCTGATTTGGAAGAAGTAGTCGTAGTAGGCTATGGCTTAAAAGAGGATTCAACTCCCGATGCAGTAGGTATTGAAACAGGAGATACGGAACCTACTTTCAAGGTAGTAGAAACAATGCCCAAATTCCCTGGCGGAACAGCCGGGCTGATGAAGTATCTTGCCAGAAGCATTAAATATCCGACTATTGCACAAAAGAACAAGGAGCAAGGCAGAGTCATCATAAAGATGGTTGTCGGAAAAGATGGCAGCTTGTCAGATATAAAAGTACTACGTAGCGTTTCTCCTTCTTTGGATGCAGAAGCCATTCGTGTAGTGGGTAATATGCCAAAATGGGAACCGGGACAGCAACGCGGACAAGCAGTTGCCGTAGAATATACCCTTCCTATTGTATTCCGGCTACAGTAA
- a CDS encoding BlaI/MecI/CopY family transcriptional regulator — protein sequence MEKLTIQEEEVMIYIWELQCCFVKDIVAKYTQPAPPYTTVASIVKNLERKGYITPKRVGNTYQYTPAIRENEYKRHFMSGVVRNYFENSYKEMVSFFAKDQKISTDDLKDIIDLIEKGKED from the coding sequence ATGGAAAAGTTGACTATACAAGAAGAAGAAGTAATGATCTACATTTGGGAGTTACAATGCTGTTTCGTAAAAGACATTGTTGCAAAATATACGCAACCGGCACCTCCCTATACCACAGTGGCATCCATCGTGAAGAACCTCGAGCGAAAAGGATACATCACACCGAAACGTGTGGGTAATACCTACCAATACACTCCCGCCATTCGCGAAAATGAGTATAAACGCCATTTTATGAGCGGCGTAGTTCGTAACTACTTTGAGAACTCTTACAAAGAAATGGTTTCATTCTTTGCTAAGGACCAAAAGATTTCGACCGATGATCTCAAAGACATCATCGACCTGATTGAAAAAGGAAAAGAAGATTAA
- a CDS encoding Mrp/NBP35 family ATP-binding protein, with translation MTLYPKLILDALATVRYPGTGKNLVEAEMVADNLRIDGMTVSFSLIFEKPTDPFMKSMLKAAETAIHAYVSPDVQVTITAESKQAARPEVGKLLPQVKNIVGISSGKGGVGKSTVSANLAVALAKLGYKVGLLDADIFGPSMPKMFQVEDARPYAERIDGRDMIIPVEKYGVKLLSIGFFVDPDQATLWRGGMASNALKQLIADAAWGELDYFLIDLPPGTSDIHLTVVQTLAMTGAIVVSTPQAVALADARKGINMFTNDKVNVPILGLVENMAWFTPAELPENKYYLFGKEGAKKLAEEMNVPLLGQIPIVQSICEGGDNGTPVALDEDSVTGRAFLSLAASVVRQVDRRNVEMAPTQIVEMHK, from the coding sequence ATGACTCTCTATCCTAAATTGATATTAGATGCATTGGCAACGGTGCGTTATCCCGGTACGGGAAAGAATCTGGTGGAAGCGGAGATGGTTGCCGATAATCTCCGTATTGATGGCATGACTGTCAGCTTCTCATTGATCTTTGAGAAACCGACTGATCCGTTTATGAAATCAATGTTGAAGGCTGCGGAAACAGCTATCCATGCATATGTCTCTCCTGATGTGCAGGTAACGATTACAGCGGAAAGTAAACAAGCTGCCCGCCCGGAAGTTGGCAAGCTCCTTCCGCAGGTGAAGAATATAGTCGGCATATCTTCCGGTAAAGGTGGAGTTGGCAAGTCTACGGTGTCCGCGAATCTGGCTGTCGCTTTGGCTAAATTAGGTTATAAAGTAGGTTTGCTTGATGCTGATATTTTTGGTCCTTCTATGCCGAAGATGTTTCAGGTGGAAGATGCACGCCCTTATGCTGAACGTATCGACGGTCGTGACATGATTATTCCGGTAGAAAAATATGGGGTGAAATTATTATCTATCGGTTTCTTTGTCGATCCGGATCAGGCAACTTTGTGGCGTGGTGGAATGGCTAGTAATGCGTTGAAACAGTTGATTGCTGATGCAGCTTGGGGAGAGTTGGATTATTTTCTGATAGATCTTCCTCCCGGAACCAGTGATATTCATTTGACAGTTGTTCAAACACTGGCCATGACGGGGGCGATTGTTGTCAGCACTCCGCAGGCAGTGGCTTTGGCAGATGCCCGTAAGGGAATCAATATGTTTACCAATGATAAGGTGAATGTACCTATTCTTGGTCTGGTTGAGAATATGGCATGGTTTACTCCTGCCGAACTTCCCGAAAACAAATACTATCTCTTCGGTAAAGAAGGAGCCAAGAAGCTGGCTGAAGAGATGAATGTTCCTTTGTTGGGACAGATACCTATCGTACAAAGCATTTGCGAAGGGGGAGATAATGGTACACCTGTTGCATTGGACGAGGATTCTGTTACTGGACGTGCTTTCTTATCATTGGCTGCGAGTGTTGTCCGCCAGGTAGATCGCCGTAATGTTGAGATGGCTCCGACTCAGATTGTGGAAATGCATAAATAG
- a CDS encoding DUF975 family protein — protein sequence MLKQNSELRAEARQALQGKWPMAAVAALIYSVIAGGLSAIPFIGGLCSLFVGLPLAYGLAIVMFSVFKNREKDIDFGILFEGFQDYSRIFVTKFLQQLYTALWALLLVVPGIIKYYSYAMTDYILKEEPEMKNNAAIEKSMAMMENNKMKLFMLDLSFIGWAILCCITLGIGFFFLIPYMQSARAAFYEDLKAQQGGNVEAKVEM from the coding sequence ATGTTAAAACAAAATTCAGAACTACGTGCTGAGGCACGTCAGGCACTTCAAGGTAAGTGGCCTATGGCAGCTGTTGCTGCGCTTATTTATTCAGTTATTGCTGGTGGACTTTCCGCTATTCCTTTTATCGGTGGATTGTGTTCTTTGTTTGTCGGCCTGCCGCTTGCATACGGTTTGGCCATTGTGATGTTTAGCGTGTTCAAAAACAGAGAAAAGGACATCGATTTTGGAATACTGTTCGAAGGCTTCCAGGATTACAGCCGTATCTTTGTAACTAAGTTTCTCCAGCAACTTTACACAGCATTGTGGGCTTTGTTGTTGGTTGTTCCTGGTATCATCAAGTATTATTCTTATGCAATGACGGACTATATCTTGAAGGAAGAGCCGGAAATGAAAAACAACGCAGCTATCGAGAAGAGTATGGCTATGATGGAAAACAACAAGATGAAACTGTTTATGCTTGATTTGAGCTTTATCGGTTGGGCAATTCTTTGTTGCATCACTCTCGGTATCGGCTTCTTTTTCCTAATACCTTACATGCAATCAGCGCGTGCTGCTTTCTATGAAGATCTGAAAGCACAACAGGGAGGAAATGTTGAAGCAAAGGTTGAAATGTAA